The Fusobacterium massiliense sequence TTTAAATAACAAGTGTTATTTATAGAAATAATTATAGCACACTTTTATTTTTTTTCAAGAAATATTTTAAAAAAATAAAATAAAGTAAAATTTAGATAAAATAAAATAAAGTAAATGTTCTATAATATAAAAAACTGAATTATTTTAAAAAATAAAATTTTAAATAGTACAAAAGATTTGACATATAAATTGGAAAGGAATATACTCAATTATTATGTATAGTATCTTAAGCAGATTTAAAAGGAATAGTGATAACGATGTTGTTAATTTTAGGAATTTTAATTTTTGTTATAGTATTTTATTGCATTATTACTGAAAGAGTACCCTCTTGCTATGCAACTATGATGGGAGCATTATCGATGGCATTTTTAGGAATAGTTACGGAAGAAGAGATACTGGAAACAATACATAGTCGTTTAGAGATACTATTACTACTGATTGGAATGATGGTAATTGTTTCTTTGATTTCTGAAACAGGTGTTTTTCAATGGTTTGCAATAAAAATAGTGAAATTAGTTAGAGGAGAACCTTTTAGATTGCTTGTGTTACTATCTCTAGTTACAGCAGCAAGTTCAGCTTTTTTAGATAATGTTACAACAATCTTACTATTAGCACCAGTTTCTATATTACTGGCTAAACAATTAAAACTCGATCCTTTTCCCTTTGTTATGACTGAAGTTTTATCCTCAGACATAGGTGGAATGGCAACTTTAATAGGAGATCCAACTCAACTTATTATAGGAAATGAAGGAAAGTTGCATTTTAATGAGTTTTTATTTAATACAGCACCAATGACAATAATAGCTTTAACAATATTATTAACAGTAGTTTACTTTACATATATAAAGGATATGAAAGTTCCAAATGAATTAAAAGCTAAGATTATGGAATTAGAAACTCAAAGAATAATAAAAGATAAACAATTATTAAAAGAATCCTTAGTTATTTTACTAGTAGTAATAATAGGTTTTATTTTAAATAATTTTGTTAATACGGGTTTGTCTGTAATTTCTTTATCTGGAGGAATATTTCTTGCTTTTCTAACAAAAAGAGAGCCTAAAAAAATATTTGAAGGCG is a genomic window containing:
- a CDS encoding ArsB/NhaD family transporter, producing the protein MLLILGILIFVIVFYCIITERVPSCYATMMGALSMAFLGIVTEEEILETIHSRLEILLLLIGMMVIVSLISETGVFQWFAIKIVKLVRGEPFRLLVLLSLVTAASSAFLDNVTTILLLAPVSILLAKQLKLDPFPFVMTEVLSSDIGGMATLIGDPTQLIIGNEGKLHFNEFLFNTAPMTIIALTILLTVVYFTYIKDMKVPNELKAKIMELETQRIIKDKQLLKESLVILLVVIIGFILNNFVNTGLSVISLSGGIFLAFLTKREPKKIFEGVEWETLFFFIGLFVLIKGIENLGIINFIGNKIVDISTGNFKIATVAIIWLSSVFTSILGNVANAATFSKIINTIIPIFKEHSNIKAFWWALSFGSCLGGSITMIGSATNVVAISAAAKAGCKIDFFKFMKFGARIAILNLVVATFYLWLRYL